In a genomic window of Oncorhynchus kisutch isolate 150728-3 linkage group LG9, Okis_V2, whole genome shotgun sequence:
- the flncb gene encoding filamin-C isoform X10, whose protein sequence is MWYKKGTETDNMMSNNTYYEQQQPPQYYQSTDNGDDEEEMPATEKDLAEDAPWKKIQQNTFTRWCNEHLKCLNKRINDLQKDLTDGLKLIGLLEVLSQKKMYRKYHARPNFRQMKLENVSVALEFLEREHIKLVSIDSKAIVDGNLKLILGLIWTLILHYSISMPMWEDEDDEDAKKLTPKQRLLGWIQNKVPQLHINNFHRDWRDGKALGALVDNCAPGLCPDWETWDPSQPVENAREAMQQADDWLGVPQVIAPEEIVDPNVDEHSVMTYLSQFPKSKLKPGAPLRSKTLHPKKAKAYGPGIAPRGNMVLKPAEFIVETVEAGLGEVLVYVEDPEGHTEEARVIPNNDKNRTYSVIYLPKVEGLHKVKVLFAGQDIDRSPFVVSVSKAMGDPNKVQARGPGLEPIGNVANKPTYFDIYTAGAGAGDVGVIIVDSQGRRDTVEIILENKGDSIFRCTYCPILEGSHVIYVTFAGQQIPRSPFTVHISEAPPSSLPPGSPVQIVPQSIRTPPTDKAKRVPPPTPPKPRRPTSNPNVCRASGRGLQPKGVRVKEVADFKVYTKGAGSGELKVTAKGPKGLEEPVKVRDTGEGVYECDYYPIMTGKYTITIIWGGQTIPRSPFEVVVSEDVGPQKVRAWGPGLETGMVGKSADFVVEAIGTEVGTLGFSIEGPSQAKIECDDKGDGSCDVRYWPTEPGDYAVHVICDDEDIKDSPFMAHILLTANDVFPEKVKSYGPGLEPIGCIVNKPAEFTIDTSRAGRGQLKIYAQDAEGFPIDIQITENGDSTFLCVYIPTKPIKHTIIITWGEVNVPNSPFRVTIGEGSHPDNVKVYGPGVEKSGLKANEPTYFTVDCCEAGQGDVSIGIKCAPGVVGPAEADIDFDIIKNDNDTFTVKYMPPGPGRYTIMVLFADHEIPISPFRIKVDPSHDANKVRAEGPGLNKTGVEVGKPTHFTIYTKGAGKAKPEVHFTGAAKGDAVRDFEIIDNHDYSYTVRYTAVQQSNMSISICHGGDPIPKSPFNITVAPPLDLNKVKVQGLNNKVDVGKDQEFTVSTHGVGGQGKMDVKITSPSRRPIPCKLESDTANEVHTVKYIPPEEGPYKVDISYDGNPVPGSPFTVEGVMPPDPSKVRAYGPGLQGGMVGKPAPFAIDTKGAGTGGLGLTVEGPCEAKIECQDNGDGSCSVSYLPTEPGEYAINILFAEQHIPGSPFKAMVQSVFDPSKVTASGPGLERGKVNEAGSFVVDCAKAGDAELTIEIISDSGSKAEVHVQNNSDGTYSITYIPQFHGMYTITIKYGGHAVPKFPARVQVDPAVDTSGVKVYGPGVEPRGVLREVTTHFIVDARAKSKTGGSHVKARIVNPTGANTDAYITDKGEGTYRVEYTAYEDGMHLIEVLYDDVAVPNSPFHVPVTEGCDPSRVRAYGPGLEEGLVNKPNRFTVETRGAGTGGLGLAIEGPSEAKMSCKDNKDGSCSVEYIPFTPGDYDVNITFGGLPIPGSPFRVPVRELVDPSKVRCSGPGLGSGVRAHVLQTFTVDTSKAGLAPLGVVLYGPTGVAEPVNITDNGDGTHTATYTPAKDGPYTVCVKYADQEVPRSPYKIKTLPAHDASKVRASGPGLNAQGVPASLPVEFTIDARDAGEGLLTVQILDPEGKPKKANIRDNRDGTYTVSYVPDMAGRYTITIKYGGDEIPYSPYRIHALPIGDASKCLVTVSIGGHGLGSGLGPTIQIGEETVITVDAKAAGKGKVTCKVSTPDGAELDVDVVENSDGTFDIYYTAPEPGKYVITIRFGGEHIPNSPFHVVATEEPVTTGDIMEPMLRPFNLVIPFTVQKGEITGEVRMPSGKTARPNITDNKDGTVTVKYAPTEKGLHEMDIKYDGNHIPGSPLQFYVDAINSGHVTAYGPGLSHGMVNKPATFTIVTKDAGEGGLSLAVEGPSKAEINCKDNKDGTCTVSYLPTVPGDYNIIVKFDNKHIAGSPYTAKITGDDTMRTSQLNVGTATDVSLKISETDLSSLTASIRAPSGNEEPCLLKRLPNRHIGISFTPKEVGEHVVSVKKNGTHVTNSPFKIMVGQSEIGDASKVKVFGQGLVEGHIFEVAEFIVDTRNAGYGGLGLSIEGPSKVDINCEDVEDGTCKVTYCPTEPGNYIINIKFADQHVPGSPFTVKVCGEGRVKESITRKRHAPSIATVGSTCDLNLKIPGNWFQMVSAQERHTRTFTRSSHTYTRTERTEISKTQAGETKREVRVEESTQVGGDPFRDVFGEFLGSQSLTGFSGIPATTRQPQEGVCVTQEGDQGTQEMTAQVTSPGGKTEDAEIIDGEDSTYSVRFIPQEMGPHTVNVKYRGQHVPGSPFQFTVGPLGEGGAHKVRAGGTGLDRGVAGVAAEFSIWTREAGAGGLSIAVEGPSKAEISFEDRKDGSCGVAYVVQEPGDYEVSIKFNDEHIPDSPFIVPIATLSDNSRRLTVTSLQEMGLKVGQEASFAVQLNGARGLIDAKVHTPSGAVEECYVTELDSDQHAIRFIPRENGVHSIEVRFNGSHIPGSPFKIRVGEIGQVGDPGMVSAFGPGLEGGTTGAASDFVVNTCNAGSGALSVTIDGPSKVKMDCQDCPEGYKVTYTPMAPGSYLITIKYGGPSHIVGSPFKAKVTGARLSGGHSLHETSSVLVETVTKTSSSSSSMGVAYGPKFSSDASKVVSRGAGLSKAFVGQKNTFTVDCSKAGTNMLMVGVHGPKTPCEEVYVKHLGNRMYNVTYTVKEQGNYILIVKWGDENVPGSPFHVTVP, encoded by the exons GTGATAGCCCCTGAGGAAATAGTGGATCCCAATGTGGACGAGCACTCGGTGATGACCTACCTGTCCCAGTTTCCCAAGTCCAAGCTGAAGCCTGGTGCCCCGCTGCGCTCCAAGACTCTGCACCCCAAGAAGGCCAAGGCCTATGgaccag GTATTGCGCCCAGAGGTAACATGGTGCTGAAGCCGGCTGAGTTCATCGTGGAGACAGTGGAGGCGGGGCTAGGGGAGGTGCTGGTCTATGTGGAGGACCCAGAGGGACACACAGAGGAG GCCAGAGTGATCCCCAACAATGACAAGAACAGGACGTACTCTGTCATCTACCTGCCCAAAGTGGAGGGCCTTCACAAG GTGAAGGTGCTTTTCGCTGGGCAGGACATAGACAGGAGTCCCTTCGTGGTGAGTGTGTCCAAAGCCATGGGAGACCCCAACAAGGTGCAGGCCAGAGGACCAGGACTGGAGCCTATAGGCAACGTGGCTAACAAGCCGACCTACTTCGACATCTACacagcag GTGCCGGTGCTGGAGACGTGGGTGTAATCATCGTGGACTCCCAGGGCAGAAGAGACACCGTGGAGATCATTCTGGAAAACAAGGGGGACAGTATTTTCCGTTGCACCTATTGTCCTATCCTGGAGGGGTCTCATGTTATCTATGTGACGTTTGCTGGGCAGCAGATACCCAGAAGCCCTTTCACCGTCCACATCTCagagg CTCCACCGAGCTCCCTGCCCCCCGGCTCTCCGGTGCAGATAGTGCCCCAGTCCATACGCACCCCACCCACAGACAAGGCCAAGAGAGTGCCCCCCCCAACACCGCCCAAACCCAGGCGACCAA CCAGCAACCCCAACGTGTGCCGGGCCTCAGGGAGAGGTCTCCAGCCTAAGGGGGTGAGGGTGAAAGAGGTGGCCGACTTCAAGGTCTACACCAAGGGCGCCGGCAGCGGAGAGCTCAAGGTCACCGCCAAGGGGCCAA AGGGACTAGAGGAGCCTGTGAAGGTGCGTGACACGGGAGAAGGGGTGTATGAGTGTGACTACTACCCCATCATGACTGGCAAATATACCATCACCATCATCTGGGGCGGACAGACCATCCCACGCAG CCCGTTCGAGGTGGTGGTGAGTGAGGACGTGGGGCCCCAGAAGGTGAGGGCGTGGGGGCCGGGCCTGGAGACAGGCATGGTGGGGAAGTCAGCTGACTTTGTGGTGGAGGCCATCGGCACAGAGGTGGGAACTCTGG GTTTCTCCATCGAGGGCCCGTCGCAGGCTAAGATAGAGTGTGATGATAAGGGCGACGGGTCATGTGACGTACGTTACTGGCCCACGGAGCCTGGCGACTACGCTGTTCACGTCATCTGTGACGACGAGGACATCAAGGACAGCCCCTTTATGGCCCACATCCTCCTCACAGCCAATGACGTGTTCCCTGAGAAG GTGAAGAGCTATGGCCCAGGTCTGGAACCGATTGGCTGCATTGTCAACAAACCAGCAGAGTTCACCATTGATACAAGTAGAGCCGGCAGAGGCCAGCTGAAGATATACGCCCAGGATGCAGAGGGCTTCCCCATAGACATCCAGATCACAGAGAACGGAGACAGCACCTTCCTCTGTGTCTACATTCCCACCAAGCCCATCAAACACACCATCATTATCACCTGGGGAGAGGTCAACGTCCCCAACAGTCCCTTCAGG gtgaccATCGGAGAGGGCAGCCACCCAGATAATGTGAAGGTGTACGGTCCAGGTGTGGAGAAGTCAGGTCTGAAGGCCAACGAGCCCACCTACTTCACTGTGGACTGCTGCGAGGCAGGACAAG GGGATGTCAGTATTGGCATCAAGTGTGCTCCCGGCGTGGTGGGTCCGGCAGAGGCTGACATCGACTTTGACATCATCAAGAACGACAACGACACGTTCACAGTGAAGTACATGCCCCCCGGCCCCGGACGCTACACCATCATGGTGCTGTTCGCTGACCac GAAATACCCATCAGCCCTTTCAGAATCAAGGTGGACCCCTCTCATGACGCTAACAAGGTGAGGGCGGAGGGACCCGGACTCAACAAGACAG GTGTGGAGGTAGGTAAGCCCACCCACTTCACCATCTACACCAAGGGAGCGGGCAAGGCCAAGCCTGAAGTGCACTTCACCGGAGCAGCCAAAGGGGACGCTGTCCGAGACTTTGAGATCATTGACAACCATGACTACTCCTACACCGTGCGCTACACTGCAGTGCAACAG AGTAACATGTCTATCTCAATCTGCCACGGCGGTGACCCCATTCCCAAGAGCCCCTTCAACATCACTGTGGCGCCGCCCCTTGACCTCAACAAGGTCAAAGTTCAGGGGTTGAACAACA AGGTCGACGTTGGGAAGGATCAGGAGTTCACAGTGAGCACGCACGGCGTCGGTGGCCAGGGCAAGATGGATGTGAAGATCACCTCACCCTCTCGTCGGCCAATCCCCTGCAAGCTGGAGTCTGACACGGCCAACGAAGTGCACACTGTGAAGTACATTCCCCCTGAGGAGGGCCCCTACAAAGTGGACATCAGCTATGATGGGAACCCTGTGCCTGGGAGCCCCTTCACCGTGGAGGGGGTGATGCCCCCAGACCCCTCAAAG GTGCGTGCCTATGGCCCAGGCCTCCAGGGGGGCATGGTGGGTAAGCCGGCCCCCTTCGCCATTGACACCAAGGGTGCGGGCACTGGCGGGCTGGGCCTGACCGTGGAGGGGCCATGCGAGGCCAAGATCGAGTGCCAGGACAACGGCGACGGGTCCTGCTCTGTCTCCTACCTTCCCACAGAGCCCGGCGAATACGCCATCAACATCCTGTTTGCCGAGCAGCACATCCCCGGCTCCCCCTTCAAGGCCATGGTACAGTCCGTGTTTGACCCCAGTAAGGTCACGGCCAGTGGGCCAGGCCTGGAGAGAGGGAAGGTCAACGAGGCAGGGTCGTTCGTAGTGGACTGCGCCAAGGCTGGGGACGCCGAGCTGACCATTGAGATTATTTCCGATTCGGGGTCGAAGGCGGAGGTGCATGTTCAGAACAACAGTGATGGGACCTATTCTATCACGTACATCCCACAGTTCCATGGCATGTATACTATCACCATTAAATATGGGGGCCACGCCGTGCCCAAGTTCCCCGCCCGTGTGCAAGTGGACCCAGCCGTGGATACCAGCGGGGTGAAGGTGTACGGACCAGGAGTGGAACCCAGAG GGGTCCTGAGGGAGGTGACCACCCATTTCATTGTGGATGCCCGTGCCAAGAGCAAGACCGGGGGCAGCCATGTCAAGGCCCGCATCGTCAACCCTACAGGCGCCAACACAGACGCCTACATCACTGACAAGGGGGAAGGCACCTATAGAGTGGAATACACTGCCTATGAGGATG ggatgCACCTGATTGAGGTGCTGTATGATGATGTGGCGGTGCCTAACAGTCCGTTCCATGTCCCGGTAACGGAGGGTTGTGACCCCAGCCGCGTCAGAGCCTACGGTCCTGGTCTGGAGGAGGGCCTGGTCAACAAACCCAACCGCTTCACTGTGgaaaccag gGGTGCTGGTACAGGGGGTCTGGGTCTGGCCATCGAGGGTCCATCAGAGGCTAAGATGTCTTGTAAGGACAATAAAGATGGCAGCTGCAGTGTGGAGTACATCCCCTTCACCCCGGGAGACTATGACGTCAACATTACCTTCGGAGGCTTGCCCATCCCAG ggagTCCTTTCCGTGTGCCAGTGAGAGAGCTGGTGGACCCAAGTAAGGTGAGGTGTTCAGGTCCAGGGCTGGGTAGTGGAGTCAGAGCCCATGTTCTTCAGACCTTCACTGTGGACACCAGCAAGGCTGGCCTCGCCCCTCTGGGAGTGGTGCTGTACGGACCAACTg GAGTGGCTGAGCCAGTGAACATCACAGATAATGGAGACGGAACACACACAGCGACCTACACACCGGCCAAGGACGGCCCGTACACCGTGTGTGTGAAGTACGCTGACCAGGAGGTCCCTCGCAG tccgTATAAGATCAAGACATTGCCTGCTCATGATGCCAGTAAGGTGCGTGCCAGTGGGCCAGGTTTGAATGCCCAGGGTGTGCCTGCCAGCCTGCCCGTGGAGTTCACCATCGATGCCCGCGATGCTGGCGAAGGTTTGCTCACTGTGCAGATACTG GACCCAGAAGGCAAGCCGAAAAAGGCCAACATCCGTGACAACAGAGATGGGACGTACACAGTGTCCTACGTACCAGACATGGCAGGGCGCTACACCATCACCATCAAGTATGGAGGAGACGAGATTCCCTACTCACCCTATCGTATCCATGCCCTGCCCATTGGAGACGCCAGCAAGTGTCTGGTCACAG TTTCCATCGGAGGACATGGATTGG GTTCAGGCCTCGGACCCACCATCCAGATCGGCGAGGAGACTGTCATCACCGTGGACGCAAAAGCTGCTGGGAAGGGAAAGGTGACCTGTAAGGTGTCGACGCCAGATGGGGCGGAGCTAGACGTGGACGTGGTGGAGAATTCCGACGGAACTTTTGATATCTACTACACGGCTCCGGAACCTGGGAAATACGTCATCACCATCCGCTTTGGAGGAGAACACATTCCAAACAGCCCCTTCCACGTGGTG GCCACAGAAGAGCCCGTCACCACCGGCGATATCATGGAGCCTATGCTCCGCCCCTTTAACCTGGTCATTCCGTTCACCGTTCAGAAGGGAGAGATCACAG gtgaGGTGCGTATGCCCTCAGGTAAGACAGCCCGTCCTAACATCACAGACAACAAGGATGGGACAGTAACAGTGAAGTACGCCCCTACAGAGAAAGGCCTGCATGAGATGGACATCAAATATGACGGAAACCACATCCCAG GAAGTCCCCTCCAGTTCTATGTAGATGCCATTAACAGTGGTCATGTGACAGCCTATGGTCCTGGTCTGAGCCACGGCATGGTCAACAAACCTGCCACCTTCACCATCGTCACGAAGGATGCAGGGGAAG GTGGTCTGTCCCTGGCAGTAGAGGGTCCCTCTAAGGCAGAGATCAACTGTAAGGATAATAAGGATGGAACCTGCACTGTGTCCTACCTTCCCACTGTACCAGGAGACTACAACATCATCGTCAAGTTTGACAACAAACACATCGCCGGCAGCCCCTATACTGCCAAGAtcacag GAGATGACACTATGAGGACATCCCAGCTCAACGTCGGCACGGCAACAGACGTTTCATTGAAGATCTCAGAGACAGACCTGAGCAGCCTGACAGCGAGCATCAGAGCACCGTCGGGCAACGAGGAACCCTGCCTCCTCAAGAGACTGCCCAATCGACACATCG GTATCTCATTCACTCCTAAGGAGGTAGGGGAGCATGTTGTGAGTGTGAAGAAGAACGGGACGCACGTGACCAACAGCCCCTTCAAGATCATGGTGGGCCAGTCAGAGATCGGGGACGCTAGCAAGGTCAAGGTGTTTGGCCAGGGACTGGTGGAGGGACACATCTTTGAGGTGGCTGAGTTCATAGTTGACACCAGGAACGCAG gTTATGGTGGTCTGGGCCTGTCTATAGAGGGTCCCAGTAAGGTGGATATTAACTGTGAGGATGTGGAGGATGGTACCTGTAAGGTGACCTACTGTCCTACTGAACCAGGAAATTACATCATCAACATCAAGTTCGCTGACCAGCACGTCCCAG GAAGTCCTTTCACGGTGAAGGTGTGTGGTGAGGGCAGGGTGAAGGAGAGCATCACTAGGAAGAGACATGCTCCATCCATTGCTACTGTGGGCAGCACCTGTGACCTCAACCTCAAAATACCAG GTAATTGGTTCCAGATGGTGTCGGCCCAGGAGCGGCATACGCGCACGTTCACGCGCAGCAgtcacacgtacacacgcacggAGCGCACAGAGATTAGTAAGACACAGGCGGGGGAGACCAAGCGGGAGGTGCGCGTGGAGGAGAGTACCCAGGTCGGGGGAGACCCCTTCAGGGACGTGTTTGGAGAGTTCCTGGGTAGTCAGAGTCTCACAGGCTTCAGTGGGATACCAGCCACTACCAGACAGCCtcaagagggtgtgtgtgtgacacaagaGG GTGACCAGGGGACCCAGGAGATGACGGCCCAGGTGACCAGTCCGGGGGGTAAGACGGAGGACGCAGAGATCATCGACGGCGAGGACAGCACCTACAGCGTCCGCTTCATCCCCCAGGAGATGGGGCCCCACACGGTCAACGTCAAGTACAGGGGCCAGCATGTCCCCGGGAGCCCCTTCCAGTTCACCGTGGGGcccctgggagagggaggggcacaCAAGGTCCGGGCTGGGGGCACGGGGCTGGATAGAGGAGTGGCAGGAGTGGCAG CTGAGTTTAGTATCTGGACCAGAGAGGCTGGTGCAGGAGGTCTGTCCATCGCTGTAGAGGGGCCCAGTAAGGCAGAGATCAGCTTTGAAGACAGGAAGGATGGATCCTGCGGAGTGGCCTATGTGGTGCAGGAACCAG gtgaCTATGAGGTGTCCATTAAGTTTAATGATGAGCACATCCCAGACAGTCCCTTCATAGTCCCCATCGCCACTCTGTCTGATAACTCACGCCGCCTTACAGTCACCAGCCTACag GAGATGGGGTTGAAGGTGGGCCAGGAGGCGTCGTTCGCGGTGCAGTTGAACGGGGCGAGGGGGTTGATAGATGCTAAGGTTCACACCCCATCCGGAGCTGTAGAGGAGTGTTATGTTACTGAGCTGGACAGCG ACCAGCACGCCATCCGGTTTATCCCGAGGGAGAACGGAGTCCACTCCATCGAAGTGCGTTTCAATGGGAGCCACATTCCCGGTAGTCCCTTCAAGATCCGTGTGGGAGAGATCGGACAGGTCGGAGACCCGGGAATGGTGTCAGCCTTCGGACCTGGGCTGGAAGGAGGAACCACAG GCGCGGCGTCAGATTTTGTAGTGAACACGTGTAATGCGGGGTCGggtgctctgtcagtgaccatcgatGGGCCGTCTAAGGTCAAGATGGACTGTCAGGATTGTCCCGAGGGTTACAAGGTCACCTACACACCCATGGCCCCCGGCAGCTATCTCATCACCATCAAATACGGAGGACCATCCCACATCGTAGGTAGCCCCTTCAAGGCTAAAGTCACAG gtGCTCGTCTCTCTGGTGGTCACAGTCTACATGAAACCTCGTCCGTTCTTGTGGAGACAGTAACCAAGACGTCGTCGTCTTCGTCGTCGATGGGCGTGGCCTATGGCCCTAAGTTCTCTTCGGATGCCAGTAAGGTGGTCTCCCGGGGCGCCGGCCTATCAAAGGCCTTTGTAGGGCAGAAGAACACCTTCACAGTAGACTGCAGCAAAGCAG GAACTAACATGTTGATGGTGGGGGTACACGGCCCAAAGACCCCGTGTGAAGAGGTCTACGTTAAACACCTGGGCAACAGGATGTACAACGTCACCTACACCGTCAAAGAACAGGGCAACTACATCCTCATCGTCAAATGGGGGGATGAAAATGTCCCCGGCAGCCCCTTCCATGTCACCGTCCCCTAA